From Sphingobacterium bambusae:
TTTAGCATGAATAAAAGTAAACAAGATATCATTTTAATTGCGAGCGCGTTAATGATCTGCGCTACCGTCCTTGTCGTTATCCTGGGATTAATCGGGATACATGATCGCGGTGTCTTTTCCAATACCACCAGTGGAGAAACTCCTGCAGCCGCTACGCTAGCGCAAAATATGGTAATTAACGAAAACAGATAGCGAAATAGAAAAGTAGGCTGCAGCTATTGAATGGGCAACAGCATCTTAAATATTGTCCCTTGCTCATCACTCTTTTGGACAGCGATGGTGCCGCCGTGCAGGGCTATAATCTCCCGACAAAGATACAAGCCGATTCCAAATCCAGCGATAGAGCCCATTTTGCTGCTCTTGACCCGGTGGTAGCGTTCAAATATTTTTTCTTGATCGTCTGGAGCAACACCCATCCCCTGATCAGACACCAAAATCTCCAGCCAATCGCTATCCAGCATAGTATAGCGCAAATCGATGCGGGATGCTACAGGAGAATATTTCACGGCATTCCCGACCAAATTAAAGATTACTTGAGCAATTTTTTCCCGATCAGCATACAAGGCCACATCTTCCAGTGCTTCAAACACAATTTGATGGCTCTGCACGGTATGCAGTACCTCTTCTTGAAGTTCGGCAAACAGTATTTTAAGGCTAAAGGGTGATCTGTTGAGCAGCATTTTACCGGCATCCAGTCTGGAGATATTCAAGAAACCGTTGATCATGTTGGTCATATTTTCGACCTGTCGCAGGGATTTATCCAATGCATTATGTTGATTGATAGCTGATGTCGCTCCATCTGCAGCCCGTTGCATCAATTGTAGGTAAGCCTTTAACGAAGTAAGCGGTGTTTTTAGTTCGTGGCTGACCATTCCAATAAAATCATCTTTACGCTGTTCGTCTTTCTTTTGCTCGGTGATGTCCCGGAGCGTGCCGTTCAAACTTACAGCCCGCCCCGCCGTATCATAAAGAACCTGTCCACGCGCCTGCACCATCCGTTCCGCAGTATCGTTCGCCGCCTGAATGCGGTATTCCGCGGCATAGCTTCCCGTCGATTCAGGTGCCAGCGAATGCTGTATGGCATCGATAACACGTTGTCGATCCTCCTCAATGATAACCGCCAATGCTTCGGAAAGATCAATATAGCCTGCTGGCGCTAAGCCAAACCAAGTATGAAGCAGGTGGTTACCCGCAAAAAGGTTAGTCTCTGGCTCGTAGTAAAAGGTAGCCAACTGCCCCGCGTCGAGCGCTAGATTGAGCATATGCTGGTCCTTTTCATTTTTCCTTCGCGCGGTGACCTGCTCGGTAATTTCTTCCAATATGACTAAGACGCCCGTAACCTGACCATCGGCGGCAAAAATGGGTTGATAAATGGAGTTGACGATGGCCTGCCGCAATCCGCCATTGTGGGACAGGTTGACGGCAAATTCATTATTTGTTTTCCTTTTCCCGGTATTATAAACCTGATCTAACCAGTCATACACGGGCTGCCCGATGAGTTCGGGCCTTGCCTGCCTGTGCGGCAGACCAATGACATCAGCCCCTTGGCGTCCCCAGATATGTAGGATAGTCGAGTTCGCAATTTCAATAACATGCTCAGGCCCCTTGAGCATAGCAATTCCTACTGGTGCCTGCT
This genomic window contains:
- a CDS encoding ATP-binding protein yields the protein MHTKPMLLSDNILLQVLQASTAPTAIFFGENLIVQFANQGMLKLLGKEASIIGMPLFDAVPQLACDDLPILLQRLGQHADSALSQDSVLRSILDATSNDPAWYSFQYEAIADPSGGMSCILCTARPTTCEQPTQPLISESESGEEPLKIEIPLTLDERAASTSDLETSIALLSESREHMRTIIEQAPVGIAMLKGPEHVIEIANSTILHIWGRQGADVIGLPHRQARPELIGQPVYDWLDQVYNTGKRKTNNEFAVNLSHNGGLRQAIVNSIYQPIFAADGQVTGVLVILEEITEQVTARRKNEKDQHMLNLALDAGQLATFYYEPETNLFAGNHLLHTWFGLAPAGYIDLSEALAVIIEEDRQRVIDAIQHSLAPESTGSYAAEYRIQAANDTAERMVQARGQVLYDTAGRAVSLNGTLRDITEQKKDEQRKDDFIGMVSHELKTPLTSLKAYLQLMQRAADGATSAINQHNALDKSLRQVENMTNMINGFLNISRLDAGKMLLNRSPFSLKILFAELQEEVLHTVQSHQIVFEALEDVALYADREKIAQVIFNLVGNAVKYSPVASRIDLRYTMLDSDWLEILVSDQGMGVAPDDQEKIFERYHRVKSSKMGSIAGFGIGLYLCREIIALHGGTIAVQKSDEQGTIFKMLLPIQ